A stretch of the Arachis stenosperma cultivar V10309 chromosome 6, arast.V10309.gnm1.PFL2, whole genome shotgun sequence genome encodes the following:
- the LOC130936509 gene encoding phospholipid--sterol O-acyltransferase, protein MAKKPPLVPTHLLIGLIIAAVAVAGGGSGEGELDYKKLSGIIIPGFASTQLRAWSILDCPFSPLDFNPLDLVWLDTTKLLSAVNCWLKCMLLDPYNQTDHPDCKSRPDSGLSGITELDPGYITGPLSSVWKEWIKWCIEFGIEANAIMAVPYDWRLSPSMLEERDLYFHKLKLTFETAYKLRGGPSLVFAHSLGNHVFRYFLEWLKLEIAPKHYIQWLDQHIHAYFAVGAPLLGATETVEATLSGFTFGLPISEGTARLMFNSFSSSLWMMPFSKYCRSNSNYWKHFSGARHVGNHTYHCEDKEFQSNFSGWPTNLINIEIPSTRGFDAYPSITEIPQSNLSSMECGIPTQLSFSAREMSDGTFFKAIEDYDPDSKRLLYQLEKSYINDPVLNPLTPWDRPPIKNVFCIYGTDSKTKVGYYFAPSGKPYPDNWIITDIIYEFEGSLYSRSGNLIEGNPGATSGDETVPYNSLAWCKSWLGPKVNITRAPQSEHDGTDVQIELNVEHHHDEDVVANMTRSPKVKYITYYEDSESLPGKRTAVWELDKANHRNIVRSPVLMRELWLEMWHDVHPDAKSKFVTKAKRGPLRDDDCYWDYGKARCAWAEYCEYRYVFGDVHLGQSCRLKSTSTNQLLNYL, encoded by the exons ATGGCCAAGAAACCGCCACTCGTGCCGACGCATCTCCTCATCGGCCTCATCATCGCCGCCGTAGCTGTGGCGGGAGGCGGCTCCGGCGAAGGGGAGCTTGACTACAAGAAGCTATCGGGCATTATAATCCCAGGCTTCGCGTCCACTCAGCTTCGTGCGTGGTCCATCCTCGACTGCCCTTTCTCTCCCCTCGATTTCAACCCTCTCGATTTGGTCTGGCTCGACACCACCAAa CTTCTTTCTGCTGTCAATTGCTGGCTTAAGTGCATGTTGCTTGATCCATACAATCAGACTGATCACCCTGATTGCAAGTCCCGCCCTGATAGTGGTCTTTCCGGCATTACAGAACTTGATCCAGGTTATATTACAG GACCTCTTTCTTCGGTGTGGAAAGAGTGGATCAAGTGGTGTATTGAGTTTGGAATAGAAGCTAATGCAATAATGGCTGTTCCTTATGATTGGAGATTGTCACCATCAATGCTTGAAGAGCGAGACCTTTACTTTCATAAGCTCAA ATTGACATTTGAAACTGCATATAAACTTCGTGGTGGCCCCTCATTGGTTTTTGCCCATTCATTGGGTAATCATGTCTTTCGTTATTTCTTGGAGTGGTTAAAACTAGAAATTGCACCAAAGCACTATATCCAATGGCTAGATCAACATATTCATGCCTATTTTGCTGTTG GAGCTCCCCTTCTTGGTGCAACTGAAACTGTTGAAGCAACACTTTCAGGATTCACATTTGGTCTTCCTATTTCAGAG GGAACAGCTCGATTGATGTTCAACTCCTTTTCTTCGTCATTGTGGATGATGCCCTTTTCCAAGTACTGTAGATCAAATAGTAATTATTGGAAGCATTTTTCTGGGGCAAGGCATGTAGGTAACCACACCTATCACTGTGAAGATAAGGAATTTCAGTCAAACTTCTCTGGATGGCCAACAAATTTAATCAACATTGAAATTCCTTCAACTCGTG GATTTGATGCATACCCTTCAATCACAGAAATACCTCAGTCTAATTTGTCTAGCATGGAATGCGGAATACCTACACAATTATCTTTTTCAGCTCGCGAAATGTCAGATGGAACCTTTTTCAAGGCAATTGAAGATTACGATCCAGACAGCAAGAGGCTGTTGTACCAGTTAGAAAA ATCATATATCAATGATCCTGTTCTTAATCCTCTGACACCTTGGGACCGGCCACCAATAAAAAATGTCTTCTGCATTTATGGCACTGATTCAAAGACTAAG GTTGGTTACTACTTTGCACCTAGTGGCAAGCCTTACCCTGATAACTGGATAATTACGGATATCATTTATGAGTTTGAAGGTTCTCTATACTCAAG GTCAGGGAATCTGATTGAAGGGAATCCTGGAGCCACAAGTGGAGATGAGACG GTACCATACAACTCCCTTGCATGGTGCAAGAGCTGGCTTGGACCAAAGGTGAACATAACAAGAGCGCCTCAG TCTGAGCATGATGGTACAGATGTACAAATTGAGTTGAATGTAGAACATCACCATGATGAAGATGTTGTTGCAAACATGACAAGATCACCAAAGGTTAAGTACATAACATATTATGAAGATTCTGAGAGTCTTCCAGGAAAGAGGACAGCAGTTTGGGAACTTGATAAAG CAAATCACAGGAACATTGTGAGATCACCGGTGCTAATGCGAGAGTTATGGCTTGAGATGTGGCATGATGTCCATCCTGATGCAAAATCAAAATTTGTCACAAAAG CTAAGCGAGGACCCTTGAGGGATGATGACTGTTACTGGGATTACGGCAAAGCTCGCTGTGCCTGGGCAGAATATTGTGAATATAG GTATGTCTTTGGTGATGTTCACCTGGGACAAAGCTGTAGGTTGAAATCTACTTCAACTAACCAGTTGTTGAATTATTTGTAA
- the LOC130936510 gene encoding rho GDP-dissociation inhibitor 1-like, whose translation MESGNRKRAEDEEAGPSSLISTAFRVGESHQQQLNQKPIREVEEEQAEQEEDDDEQSFGGDHKNCGFVPGPLLSLKEQIERDKEDESLRRWKEKLLGCLESDLDGQLDPEVKFHSIGILSEDFGEIVIPLSVDENRNGRNLFTLKEGSCYQLKLKFSVLHNIVSGLTYSNTVWKGGLQVDQSKGMLGTFAPQKEPYVYALKEDTTPSGALARGVYSAKLKFEDDDKRCHMELKYLFEIKRRS comes from the exons ATCTCTACTGCTTTTAGGGTTGGTGAAAGCCACCAACAACAACTGAATCAAAAGCCAATAAGGGAAGTGGAAGAAGAACAAGCAGagcaagaagaagatgatgatgaacaAAGCTTTGGTGGTGATCACAAAAATTGTGGCTTTGTACCTGGTCCTTTACTTTCTCTCAAGGAGCAGATCGAACGGGATAAG GAGGACGAAAGCCTAAGAAGGTGGAAGGAGAAGCTGTTGGGTTGTTTGGAAAGCGATTTAGATG GCCAATTGGATCCTGAAGTGAAATTTCATTCCATTGGAATTCTCTCTGAGGATTTTGGTGAAATTGTTATCCCCTTATCTGTGGACGAAAATCGTAACGGCCGAAATCTATTCACTCTCAAGGAGGGATCTTGCTATCAGCTTAAGCTAAAATTTAGTGTTCTACACAACATTGTGTCTGGCTTGACATACTCCAACACTGTGTGGAAAGGAGGGCTTCAAG TTGATCAAAGCAAGGGAATGTTAGGGACTTTTGCTCCTCAAAAAGAACCATATGTCTATGCCTTGAAGGAGGACACCACTCCATCAGGTGCACTTGCAAGGGGTGTTTACTCTGCCAAACTTAAG TTTGAAGATGACGACAAAAGGTGTCACATGGAGCTCAAATATTTGTTCGAGATAAAAAGGAGAAGCTAG